One region of Mesomycoplasma ovipneumoniae genomic DNA includes:
- a CDS encoding RluA family pseudouridine synthase — MHKNQIINLIYDSEPIRIDVLVAKLTNSSRAIAQNLILNKKVLIDNIATSKKNLLVKSGQSIMIINDYISPQPSLKAAKIDFEIIFEDEDILLINKPKNLVVHPGVGNWDGTLVNGVINFLKNNLSDLDKVRPGIIHRLDKDTSGLILVAKNAKSHSYFADQLAKREIQRFYKAIVVGKIPHKFIKINLPIARDSKNPLKKAVSYFNSKQAITNVELIKHFVYKNQNFSLIKCQLETGRTHQIRLHLAHIGFPVYGDPIYGTKVDNLGQRLHAYKLIFRHIDGKELEFSTDLPKEFMIAFNQKI, encoded by the coding sequence ATGCACAAAAATCAAATAATTAATCTTATTTATGATTCAGAACCGATAAGAATTGATGTTTTAGTTGCTAAATTAACTAATTCTTCACGGGCTATTGCTCAAAATTTAATTTTAAATAAAAAAGTATTAATTGATAATATTGCAACTTCTAAAAAAAATTTACTTGTAAAATCAGGACAATCTATTATGATCATAAATGATTATATAAGTCCACAACCATCATTAAAAGCTGCTAAAATTGATTTTGAAATTATTTTTGAAGATGAAGATATTCTTTTAATCAATAAACCAAAAAATTTGGTGGTTCATCCTGGCGTTGGCAATTGAGACGGAACACTTGTAAATGGAGTTATTAATTTTTTAAAAAATAATCTCAGTGATCTTGATAAAGTTCGACCAGGAATTATACATCGACTTGATAAAGATACAAGCGGTCTTATTTTAGTAGCTAAAAATGCAAAATCACATTCATATTTTGCCGATCAATTGGCAAAAAGAGAAATTCAAAGATTTTATAAAGCAATAGTAGTAGGAAAAATACCTCATAAATTTATTAAAATAAATTTGCCAATTGCTCGTGATTCTAAAAACCCCTTAAAAAAGGCAGTTAGTTATTTTAATTCCAAACAAGCAATAACTAATGTTGAATTAATTAAGCATTTTGTTTACAAAAACCAAAATTTTAGCCTAATAAAATGCCAACTTGAGACTGGTAGAACTCACCAAATTCGCTTACATCTTGCTCATATAGGTTTTCCAGTTTATGGTGATCCAATTTATGGAACTAAAGTTGATAATTTAGGCCAAAGATTACATGCATACAAATTAATTTTTAGACATATTGACGGAAAAGAACTTGAATTTAGCACTGATCTACCAAAGGAATTTATGATCGCCTTTAATCAAAAAATCTAA
- a CDS encoding IS3 family transposase has translation MKQYKFTIEDKFKYIKIAESKGLKNAILQFAEEFREIYKSKSKSKKAHKEWMLHIYANNLIRNWQKKFYNNDMKSLISVRGKIKSPRKPKRKYTINDLSENDREIYQEIMENVLRRYGVDPAIVLEELKKRKQEQEKDKNKIENSTRICSVFNINRSSIYEKIRVKKPPKKMIYDEKLLEWIRENFILNWKVKGRDVLYNIYKNQGNYVSTYVFQKHYEFLGLKSLAYKRQGKTAPKEKKFTRIWTEDHIKGEFSSENFGEKWFADIKFIKINNEWFYLHSIIETKSNYLLNFSISKTRFSEETINLVKETIKKYNIKPKFFHSDHGVEYANYKFANFLKQNGIQQSMSPKGNALANRPIEYFYAVFQRELLNIEGQNFENVATAYQKISSFIDWYNNERPQSCLSYKSPSSYIR, from the coding sequence ATGAAACAATACAAATTCACAATTGAAGACAAATTTAAATACATCAAAATTGCCGAATCTAAAGGATTGAAAAACGCAATTTTGCAATTTGCAGAAGAATTTAGAGAAATTTATAAAAGCAAATCAAAAAGTAAAAAAGCACATAAAGAATGAATGTTGCATATATATGCTAATAATTTGATAAGAAATTGACAAAAAAAGTTTTATAATAATGATATGAAAAGTTTGATAAGTGTTCGTGGGAAAATCAAATCACCGCGTAAACCAAAAAGGAAATATACAATTAACGATCTTTCTGAAAACGATCGTGAAATTTATCAAGAAATAATGGAGAATGTTCTTAGAAGATACGGGGTTGACCCCGCAATTGTTCTTGAGGAGCTCAAAAAGCGAAAGCAAGAACAAGAAAAAGATAAAAACAAAATCGAAAATTCCACTAGAATTTGTAGTGTTTTCAATATTAATCGCAGTTCGATTTATGAGAAAATAAGGGTAAAAAAACCACCAAAGAAAATGATTTATGATGAAAAATTACTTGAGTGAATTCGTGAAAATTTCATTTTAAATTGAAAAGTTAAAGGGCGCGACGTCCTATATAATATTTACAAAAATCAGGGAAATTATGTATCCACGTACGTGTTTCAAAAACACTACGAATTTTTAGGATTAAAATCACTAGCTTATAAAAGGCAAGGAAAAACAGCGCCAAAAGAGAAAAAGTTTACGCGAATTTGGACTGAAGATCATATCAAAGGTGAATTTAGCTCAGAAAATTTTGGTGAAAAATGGTTTGCTGATATTAAATTTATCAAAATTAACAACGAATGATTTTACCTACACTCAATTATTGAAACAAAATCCAATTACCTGCTAAATTTTTCAATTTCTAAAACTAGATTTTCAGAAGAAACTATAAACTTAGTAAAAGAAACGATCAAAAAGTATAATATTAAACCAAAATTTTTCCATTCAGATCATGGTGTGGAATATGCGAACTACAAATTTGCTAATTTTTTAAAGCAAAATGGTATCCAACAATCAATGTCACCAAAAGGAAATGCCCTTGCAAACCGCCCTATTGAATATTTTTACGCAGTTTTTCAACGCGAATTGCTTAATATTGAGGGCCAAAATTTTGAAAATGTGGCTACCGCTTATCAAAAAATAAGTTCATTTATTGATTGGTATAACAATGAAAGGCCTCAAAGTTGCTTATCATATAAAAGTCCAAGCTCTTATATAAGGTAA
- a CDS encoding MurR/RpiR family transcriptional regulator has translation MNDLLWFSKQNHNFIDKEIAKFLISNITKIMTLKLSIIAENANCSTASVIKFCKKLGFKGLKDLLPALDRNYSYMQIQKNRFSNNKIANKNTTVSLYHSLISKNLDNLYKINHDSIINFVALLKKVRHIMFFGKGSNLEIIQIFANYLSKLQYYVDYHYDFEVQEKWVEKSADSSVCIFFSFSGMHLEIDRLVQKMKSKNCNIISFTSNYESNLFKQSSISFLTFKNEDVLEKHTSARIAFIYLIMQIINLLKN, from the coding sequence ATGAATGATTTATTGTGGTTTTCTAAGCAAAATCATAATTTTATTGATAAGGAAATTGCTAAATTTTTGATTTCAAATATCACCAAAATTATGACTTTAAAATTAAGTATAATTGCTGAAAATGCTAATTGCTCAACAGCTTCTGTGATAAAGTTTTGTAAAAAGTTGGGTTTTAAAGGTCTAAAAGATTTATTACCAGCGCTTGATCGTAATTATTCTTATATGCAAATTCAAAAAAACCGTTTTTCAAACAACAAAATTGCCAACAAAAATACAACAGTTAGCCTATATCATTCTCTTATTAGCAAAAATCTCGATAATCTTTATAAGATAAACCATGATTCTATTATAAATTTTGTTGCTTTACTAAAGAAGGTGCGGCATATTATGTTTTTTGGTAAAGGATCAAATTTAGAAATAATTCAGATTTTTGCTAATTATTTATCAAAATTACAATATTATGTTGATTATCATTATGACTTTGAAGTTCAGGAGAAATGAGTAGAAAAATCTGCTGATTCTAGTGTTTGCATTTTTTTTAGTTTTTCTGGTATGCATTTAGAGATAGATCGATTGGTCCAAAAAATGAAATCTAAAAACTGTAATATTATTTCCTTTACTTCAAATTATGAAAGTAATTTATTCAAGCAATCCTCAATTAGTTTCTTAACTTTCAAAAATGAGGACGTTCTTGAAAAGCATACATCAGCCCGGATTGCTTTTATTTATTTAATAATGCAAATTATTAATTTACTTAAAAATTAG
- a CDS encoding PTS mannitol transporter subunit IICB, giving the protein MANLVKIIKTKIQSFGGLLGQMIMPIIGIFIAWGLLTSFFIPTGWTPNKDLAAMVGVGITYIIPILICFLGGYKIYKIRGGAIAGVVAIGAVAAGQSAIFIKITGGTAPMLVAVMLFGPISALILKHTEKFWINKIPSGYQMLANNFYLGILGFVLLFPTYYLSIYFIGYFIKSLGFLTQKMGEWKLYPLIALIVEPAKILFLNNAINHGVFTTLGTIQVTETGKSILFLLESNPGPGLGLLLFYLIFSKEKNIKGQTASSIPIHFLGGIHEVYFPFAILRPVLILSLIAGGIFGNSILQIFNVGAVAPVSPGSIIAQYIQVEKSTNSLVGITIAIFGSAIVTLISAWTINFLAKLLNKKKQKNENLDISSAKKLIESEKSKIKNTQELNSKKIVFACDAGMGSSVMAASILRKVLKDNNIVDIEVYNLAIADLTGQEELIITIESLEDRVRSKNSRATIISLSQFLDKKDYENIAEQLKNNQENKEDL; this is encoded by the coding sequence ATGGCTAATTTAGTCAAAATTATTAAAACTAAAATTCAGTCATTTGGCGGACTTTTAGGACAAATGATAATGCCAATTATCGGCATTTTTATTGCCTGAGGTCTACTTACATCTTTTTTTATTCCCACAGGCTGAACACCCAATAAAGATCTTGCAGCCATGGTAGGTGTTGGAATTACTTATATAATTCCAATTTTAATTTGTTTTCTTGGCGGTTATAAAATTTATAAAATTCGCGGTGGTGCAATTGCTGGGGTTGTAGCAATTGGCGCGGTAGCTGCTGGTCAGTCAGCAATTTTTATAAAAATTACTGGCGGTACAGCGCCAATGCTAGTTGCAGTTATGTTATTTGGCCCAATTTCAGCGCTTATTTTGAAACACACAGAAAAATTTTGAATTAATAAAATTCCAAGTGGGTATCAAATGTTAGCAAATAATTTCTATCTTGGAATTCTCGGATTTGTGCTTTTATTCCCCACTTATTATTTATCAATTTATTTTATTGGTTATTTTATTAAATCGCTCGGATTTTTGACCCAAAAAATGGGAGAGTGAAAGTTATATCCTTTAATTGCACTAATTGTTGAACCTGCAAAAATACTTTTTCTAAATAATGCAATAAATCATGGTGTTTTTACAACTTTAGGAACAATCCAAGTAACTGAAACTGGCAAGTCAATTTTATTTTTATTAGAATCAAATCCTGGACCAGGATTAGGACTTTTATTATTCTATCTAATTTTTTCAAAAGAAAAAAATATCAAAGGTCAAACTGCTTCCTCAATTCCAATCCATTTTTTAGGCGGGATTCACGAGGTTTATTTTCCTTTTGCTATTTTAAGACCAGTCTTAATTTTATCACTAATTGCTGGAGGTATTTTTGGAAATTCAATCTTACAAATTTTTAATGTTGGTGCAGTTGCTCCTGTCTCACCAGGTTCGATTATTGCCCAATATATCCAAGTAGAAAAATCGACAAATTCATTAGTTGGTATTACAATTGCCATTTTTGGATCTGCTATAGTGACTTTGATAAGTGCCTGGACTATCAATTTTTTAGCAAAGTTACTAAATAAGAAAAAGCAAAAAAACGAAAATTTAGACATTAGTAGTGCAAAAAAATTGATTGAAAGTGAAAAATCAAAAATAAAGAATACTCAAGAATTAAATTCAAAAAAGATTGTTTTTGCTTGTGATGCTGGTATGGGTTCTTCTGTAATGGCTGCTTCAATTTTAAGGAAGGTTTTAAAAGATAATAATATTGTTGACATTGAAGTTTATAATTTAGCCATTGCCGATTTAACAGGCCAAGAAGAGCTTATTATCACAATTGAAAGTTTAGAAGATCGTGTTAGATCCAAAAATTCAAGAGCTACAATTATTTCTTTAAGTCAATTTTTAGATAAAAAAGACTACGAAAATATAGCCGAACAACTTAAAAATAACCAAGAAAATAAGGAAGATCTCTAA
- a CDS encoding mannitol-1-phosphate 5-dehydrogenase, which yields MKVVHFGAGNIGRGLIAKLYQENQFEIIFVDVNDKLINELNQRGFYYVINFENGQKYKVRNYFAINLSDEKKLLNHLKDADLISTSVGSENLIHLRSIFAKLAKIEKKSKQIICFENGFRVSNNFKKGLENCKFWQFVDTTIDQIAPTSTDLNVYTETYSEIILKEENQKIKLKGVKYLENLDYFILRKLFFVNTLHSGIAYLAYILKYNYIHEALNSPVIQKYISQLKIVLIKVLSFQNTLIKQNELEVYFEKTIKRFENPILQDSIIRVARNPITKIGKNERFNLLLKYAKNAKLEPEELEIIYKTFANILNYDSKQDTQAIKMQENLAKNAENFLKTQTNLEDFEIKTVLKFYDNIKGSKKWI from the coding sequence ATGAAAGTTGTTCATTTTGGAGCCGGAAATATTGGTCGCGGATTAATTGCAAAATTATACCAAGAAAATCAATTTGAAATTATTTTCGTTGATGTTAATGATAAATTAATTAACGAGTTAAATCAAAGAGGATTTTATTATGTTATTAACTTTGAAAATGGGCAAAAATATAAAGTCAGAAATTATTTTGCAATTAATCTAAGTGATGAAAAAAAATTATTAAATCATTTAAAAGACGCCGATCTGATTTCAACTTCTGTTGGATCCGAAAATTTAATTCATTTGAGGTCAATTTTTGCAAAATTAGCAAAAATTGAGAAAAAAAGCAAACAAATTATCTGTTTTGAAAATGGATTTCGAGTTAGCAATAACTTTAAAAAAGGCCTTGAAAACTGTAAATTTTGGCAATTTGTTGACACAACAATTGATCAAATCGCCCCGACTTCGACAGATTTAAATGTTTATACCGAAACCTACTCAGAAATTATTCTAAAGGAAGAAAACCAAAAAATTAAACTAAAAGGAGTAAAATATCTGGAAAATTTAGACTATTTTATTTTGCGAAAATTATTTTTTGTAAACACTTTGCACTCGGGAATTGCGTATTTGGCATATATTTTAAAATATAATTACATTCATGAAGCTTTAAATTCGCCAGTAATTCAAAAATACATTAGTCAACTAAAAATTGTTTTAATTAAAGTGCTTTCATTCCAAAATACCTTAATTAAGCAGAACGAACTTGAGGTATATTTTGAAAAAACGATTAAAAGATTTGAAAATCCAATTTTGCAAGACTCAATTATACGCGTTGCTCGGAATCCAATCACTAAAATAGGAAAAAATGAAAGATTTAATTTGCTATTGAAATATGCCAAAAATGCAAAATTAGAACCAGAAGAATTAGAGATAATTTATAAAACTTTTGCAAATATTTTAAATTATGACTCAAAACAGGATACCCAAGCAATAAAAATGCAAGAAAATCTTGCAAAAAATGCCGAAAATTTTTTAAAAACACAAACAAATTTAGAAGATTTTGAAATCAAAACAGTTCTTAAATTTTATGATAATATAAAAGGATCAAAGAAATGGATTTAA
- a CDS encoding PTS sugar transporter subunit IIA yields the protein MDLKIENIQLNQTIESKKEAFTKLIEIFQAKNCCKYQYLQSMEKRDLESSVALGNYLVLAHGNYESNDLIFKNCIEIIHLKNTLYWDNQPVRFIIGLAVKNTDQINYIQKIGLAFIEIEKVEEILNSQNLTKEKILNWINQG from the coding sequence ATGGATTTAAAAATAGAAAATATCCAATTAAATCAAACTATTGAGTCAAAAAAAGAAGCATTTACAAAATTAATTGAAATTTTCCAAGCAAAAAATTGCTGTAAATATCAATATTTACAATCAATGGAAAAACGTGATTTAGAATCATCAGTTGCTCTTGGGAACTATCTTGTCCTAGCGCACGGAAATTATGAAAGTAATGATTTAATTTTTAAAAATTGTATCGAAATTATTCACTTAAAAAATACGCTATATTGAGATAATCAACCAGTTAGATTTATTATTGGGTTAGCTGTAAAAAATACTGACCAGATTAATTATATACAAAAAATAGGGCTTGCATTTATTGAAATTGAGAAAGTTGAAGAAATTTTAAATAGTCAAAATTTAACTAAGGAAAAAATCCTTAACTGAATAAATCAAGGTTAG
- a CDS encoding IS3 family transposase, producing the protein MSRHFIKDEFDMIYKIYNEFGLKQTINYINDISPETNFITRRQLLRRIKKIIRYYNNGMQDQLLDKKGVNRKPGSGKRKKPIEPDWNEFTKEELIEIAKRYYEINKDKLKSGKLSEAKTLNIPYSKSAKIFNVCRQSVAKSKTRVIKVREHKNDAIIKQSFLDNKGRYGRIRLSAYISMKYNIDINARSLGRHLKRLNLVCKIRKKRRKSEIKNTKFALPDIVKRDYNDKLNRNIFATDITYIKAPRDVKESHVFLSVIIEHKTKKIRDFKLSVSNDLNLVMDNIKTFRSIDKNFVIHSDHGFQYTSKTYIDKINKMGGTVSLSRIGNSLDNREAEYWFSIIKSECLNELNYSKITLEDLKKIIADYIYWYNNYRIQSILNWKTPQQYAMMLQ; encoded by the coding sequence ATGTCAAGGCACTTTATAAAAGACGAGTTTGATATGATTTATAAAATTTACAATGAATTTGGATTAAAACAAACAATAAATTATATAAATGATATTTCGCCAGAAACAAATTTTATAACCAGAAGACAACTACTTCGAAGAATCAAAAAAATTATTCGGTATTATAATAATGGTATGCAAGATCAATTATTAGATAAAAAAGGCGTGAACAGAAAGCCAGGAAGTGGCAAACGTAAAAAACCAATTGAACCCGATTGAAACGAATTTACAAAAGAAGAATTAATAGAAATAGCTAAGAGATATTACGAAATAAATAAAGATAAATTAAAATCAGGAAAACTTAGTGAAGCCAAAACACTAAATATTCCTTATAGCAAATCTGCAAAAATTTTTAATGTATGCAGGCAATCAGTGGCAAAATCTAAAACTAGAGTTATAAAAGTAAGGGAGCACAAAAATGACGCAATAATTAAACAATCCTTTCTTGATAACAAAGGTAGATATGGTCGCATAAGGTTGAGTGCTTATATTTCTATGAAATATAATATTGACATTAACGCTCGAAGTCTTGGAAGACATTTAAAAAGATTGAATTTAGTATGCAAAATTAGAAAAAAAAGAAGAAAGAGCGAAATTAAGAACACCAAATTCGCACTGCCGGATATTGTTAAACGCGACTACAATGATAAATTAAATAGAAATATTTTTGCTACTGATATTACATATATAAAAGCTCCCAGAGATGTTAAGGAAAGCCATGTATTTTTGTCTGTAATAATTGAGCATAAAACTAAAAAAATCAGAGATTTTAAATTATCTGTAAGCAATGATCTTAATTTAGTTATGGATAATATAAAGACATTTAGGTCTATTGATAAAAATTTTGTTATTCATTCAGACCATGGATTTCAATACACTTCAAAAACCTATATTGACAAAATAAATAAAATGGGAGGAACTGTTTCGTTGTCTCGTATAGGAAATTCATTAGATAATAGGGAGGCTGAATACTGATTTTCAATTATAAAAAGTGAATGCTTAAACGAGTTAAACTACAGTAAAATAACTTTAGAAGATCTGAAAAAAATAATTGCAGATTATATATATTGATACAACAACTATAGAATTCAATCGATTTTAAATTGAAAAACACCACAGCAATATGCTATGATGTTACAATAA
- a CDS encoding IS256 family transposase — protein MKKQKKTLSPFELEAEKLVDKYADYKKLKKEDFHNEISHMFKTFTEALLRAELSQHLGYEKSNRSKKGVHRPNKRNGFSGKTVNYDSNNFHLKIPRDRNGTFENKLLGKYETNLGDIEEQVFSLFASGMSYENITNTIKSIYKKEISNAWISSVTDKLLPEIEKWKSRKIQNSYPILYIDGMFFNVKENGIFVKKSLHLILAIDWDGNKKALGFWIKNTESASNWLDVFNELKTRGLEDVLIISCDNLSGITQAIEAVFPQADVQKCVVHQIRNSLLKVTNKDKKEFVLDMKKIYQAANQEFAMQNLDKFAEKWGQKYPSIIKSWYTNFVELTTFFKYPFELRQAIYTTNLIESMNRLIRKNTKTKGGIQSVNYLSKITYLTLQNASIKWQKVRNWFMIKKQLEIIFPNRL, from the coding sequence ATGAAAAAACAGAAAAAAACATTATCCCCATTTGAGTTAGAAGCTGAAAAACTTGTTGACAAATACGCTGATTATAAAAAATTAAAAAAAGAAGATTTTCACAACGAAATTTCGCATATGTTTAAAACTTTTACTGAGGCGCTCTTAAGGGCGGAATTAAGCCAACATTTAGGCTATGAAAAAAGTAACCGAAGCAAAAAAGGAGTGCATAGACCGAATAAGCGAAACGGATTTTCGGGCAAAACTGTGAATTATGATAGTAATAATTTTCATCTAAAAATACCAAGAGATCGAAATGGCACTTTTGAGAACAAATTACTTGGTAAATACGAAACAAATTTAGGCGATATTGAAGAGCAAGTGTTTTCACTTTTTGCATCAGGAATGTCATATGAAAATATTACTAATACAATAAAAAGTATCTATAAAAAAGAAATAAGTAATGCCTGAATTTCTTCAGTTACTGACAAATTATTGCCTGAAATTGAAAAGTGAAAATCGCGAAAAATTCAGAATTCCTATCCAATTTTGTACATTGATGGCATGTTTTTTAATGTTAAAGAAAACGGTATTTTTGTCAAAAAATCACTTCATCTTATTCTTGCAATTGATTGGGACGGAAATAAAAAAGCACTGGGGTTTTGGATTAAAAATACCGAATCAGCAAGTAATTGACTTGATGTTTTTAACGAACTAAAAACTCGCGGGCTGGAAGATGTTCTAATAATTTCTTGCGATAATCTAAGTGGAATTACTCAAGCAATTGAAGCGGTTTTCCCGCAAGCAGATGTTCAAAAATGTGTTGTTCACCAAATTAGAAACTCGCTTTTAAAAGTTACTAACAAAGACAAAAAAGAGTTTGTCCTTGATATGAAAAAGATTTATCAAGCGGCTAATCAAGAATTTGCAATGCAAAATCTTGATAAATTTGCAGAAAAATGAGGCCAAAAATATCCTTCAATTATCAAGTCTTGATATACAAATTTCGTTGAACTAACGACATTTTTTAAATATCCATTTGAATTGAGGCAAGCAATTTATACGACAAATTTAATTGAATCAATGAATAGATTAATTAGGAAAAATACAAAAACAAAAGGCGGAATTCAAAGTGTAAATTACCTTTCAAAAATAACTTATTTAACTCTCCAAAACGCATCTATAAAATGACAAAAGGTAAGAAATTGATTCATGATTAAAAAACAATTAGAAATTATTTTCCCTAATCGGTTATAA